One Festucalex cinctus isolate MCC-2025b chromosome 3, RoL_Fcin_1.0, whole genome shotgun sequence DNA window includes the following coding sequences:
- the prkar2b gene encoding cAMP-dependent protein kinase type II-beta regulatory subunit gives METRVTCVGFLYSRHHHHHHQRKKNEDGDDDARSKEAFRRAKSASLTPLRPFFVLFCFVLFPFLHLLLAVTPQEMSIEIPAGLTELLQSFTVEVLRKQPVDLLDFALQYFTGLKDRESSSSSRPRAPFGRDGDGDGNGGEQPPPPPPPRAAGGVAKAVNFLDEAMQIDSENGEEEDDDEDEDFQAPIINRFIRRASVCAEAFNPDEDDEDKEARVAHPKTDEQRQRLQEACRDILLFKNLDPEEMSQVLDAMFEKFCSEGEHVIDQDDDGDNFYVIERGTFSIFVKVGGAEKLVGCYDNRGSFGELALMYNTPRAATIVATLPGALWCLDRLTFRRIIVKNNAKKRKLYEAFIETLPLLTSLELSERMKVVDVISTKVYCDSQQIIAQGELADCFYIVESGQVRITIKRSRTKKEQDEEEVEIATCSRGQYFGELALVTNKPRAASAYAVGSVKCLVMDVKAFERLLGPCMDIMKRNIANYEEQLLTLFGSRTEIEQQCA, from the exons ATGGAAACCCGGGTCACATGCGTGGGTTTCCTGTACAgccgccatcatcatcatcatcatcagaggaagaagaacgaggatggtgatgatgatgctcGCTCCAAAGAGGCCTTTCGTCGAGCAAAAAGCGCATCTTTGACACCGCTTcgtccgttttttgttttgttttgttttgttttgttcccttTTCTCCATCTTCTTCTTGCCGTCACGCCCCAGGAAATGAGTATAGAAATCCCCGCGGGCCTGACGGAGCTGTTGCAGAGCTTTACCGTGGAAGTGCTGAGGAAGCAGCCGGTGGACCTGCTCGACTTCGCCCTGCAGTACTTCACCGGCCTCAAGGACCGcgagagcagcagcagcagccgcccGCGGGCGCCCTTCGGCCGGGACGGCGACGGCGACGGAAATGGCGGCgagcagccgccgccgccgccgccgccgcgagcCGCCGGAGGCGTCGCAAAGGCGGTCAATTTCCTGGACGAGGCCATGCAGATCGACTCGGAGAACGGAGAGGAAGAAGACGACGATGAAGACGAAGATTTTCAAG CGCCGATAATAAACCGATTCATCAGGAGAGCCTCAG TGTGCGCCGAAGCCTTCAATCCTGATGAAGACGATGAGGATAAAGAGGCAAGG GTGGCCCACCCAAAAACAGACGAGCAGCGACAAAGACTGCAGGAAGCGTGTCGGGACATTCTTCTGTTTAAGAATTTGGATCCC GAAGAGATGTCTCAAGTGTTGGACGCCATGTTTGAGAAGTTCTGCAGCGAAGGCGAACACGTCATTGACCAGGACGACGACGGGGACAACTTCTATGTGATTGAAAG GGGGACCTTCAGCATTTTTGTCAAAGTGGGCGGCGCCGAGAAGCTGGTGGGTTGCTACGACAACCGCGGCAGCTTCGGAGAACTGGCGCTGATGTACAACACGCCGAGGGCCGCCACCATCGTCGCCACCTTGCCTGGAGCCCTCTGGTGCCTC gaTCGTCTGACATTCCGGAGGATCATCGTGAAGAACAACGCCAAGAAGAGGAAGTTGTACGAGGCCTTCATTGAAACGCTTCCGCTGCTCACATCACTGGAG CTTTCCGAGAGGATGAAGGTGGTGGATGTGATATCGACGAAAGTGTACTGTGACTCGCAGCAGATTATTGCGCAG GGGGAATTGGCAGATTGTTTCTACATTGTGGAGTCTGGCCAAGTTCGGATTACCATCAAGAGGAGCAGG ACGAAAAAGGAGCAGGACGAAGAGGAAGTGGAAATCGCCACGTGCTCCCGGGGCCAATACTTCGGGGAGTTGGCGCTGGTCACCAACAAGCCTCGAGCCGCTTCCGCCTACGCTGTGGGCAGCGTCAAATGTTTGG TGATGGACGTGAAAGCCTTTGAGCGTCTCCTGGGCCCGTGCATGGACATCATGAAAAGGAACATTGCCAACTACGAGGAGCAGCTCCTGACGCTGTTCGGCAGTCGCACCGAGATCGAGCAGCAGTGCGCCTAA